One part of the Polycyclovorans algicola TG408 genome encodes these proteins:
- a CDS encoding chemotaxis protein CheW has product MNATVTERVDVLYAALIPLEQGSALLPNSALLDVLPIALLEPLADTAPTADLAGFCGWVPHRGQRLPVLQFETLLGHDSAPPSVRGRLVVLQGLSSTEARVVLIAQAAPRRVTLSQQVLTADTAGADGDAFVAGRCRIARQPVIIPDLAALEQHGATLAARAEAV; this is encoded by the coding sequence ATGAACGCCACCGTGACAGAGCGGGTCGATGTGCTCTACGCGGCACTGATTCCGCTGGAGCAGGGCAGCGCGCTGTTACCCAACTCGGCGCTGCTGGACGTCCTGCCCATCGCCTTGCTTGAGCCGCTGGCTGACACGGCACCGACCGCCGACCTGGCCGGCTTTTGTGGTTGGGTGCCGCACCGGGGTCAGCGGTTGCCGGTGCTGCAATTTGAAACCCTGTTGGGGCACGACAGCGCACCGCCGAGCGTGCGTGGACGGCTGGTGGTGTTGCAGGGCCTGTCATCGACCGAGGCGCGGGTTGTGCTGATTGCCCAGGCCGCGCCGCGTCGAGTGACGCTCAGTCAGCAGGTGCTCACGGCGGACACCGCCGGGGCCGACGGCGATGCGTTCGTTGCGGGCCGCTGCCGCATTGCCCGGCAGCCGGTGATCATTCCCGACCTGGCGGCGCTGGAGCAGCATGGGGCCACACTGGCGGCGCGTGCCGAAGCGGTCTGA
- the argA gene encoding amino-acid N-acetyltransferase, whose translation MIATDFVAALRAAAPYAHAHHGRVFVIAFGGEAAEQPGFDAFLYDIALLHSLGVKLVLVHGARPQIDAMLAAQGLAPLYQGDLRVTDRAALECVKAAVGSLRMAIEARLSTGLASTPMGGARLRVLGGNLVTAKPVGVRNGVDHQFTGEVRRVDVDTLRDVLAADRIVLLSPIGYSPTGEIFNLRAEDVATATAAALKADKLVLVLPSDPNQWRMAEDTGDAGQLSLAEAEALLTTSDHVPEDDRHIIEAAIRAGHAGVKRVHLIGQQTDGVLLRELYTRDGEGLMLYADSAYEATRDATIEDVGGIVSLIQPLEASGVLVPRSREQLELDIEHFNVIVRDGLVIACCALFPDAASGYGEFACVAVHPDYHRAGRAGALLKRVEIEARRLGLRHLFSLTTHSPHWFIEHGFEPGTVETLPMARAALYNYQRNSKVLIKSL comes from the coding sequence ATGATTGCCACAGACTTCGTTGCCGCCCTGCGCGCAGCCGCCCCGTATGCCCACGCGCATCACGGGCGGGTGTTTGTGATTGCCTTTGGCGGCGAGGCGGCCGAGCAGCCCGGATTCGACGCCTTCTTGTACGACATCGCGCTGCTGCACAGCCTGGGCGTCAAGCTGGTGCTGGTGCACGGGGCGCGTCCACAGATCGACGCCATGCTGGCGGCACAGGGTCTGGCGCCTTTGTATCAGGGCGATTTACGGGTTACCGACCGGGCGGCGCTGGAGTGCGTCAAGGCCGCTGTCGGCAGCCTGCGCATGGCCATCGAAGCGCGACTGTCGACCGGCCTCGCCAGCACGCCGATGGGCGGCGCGCGGCTGCGGGTGCTGGGCGGCAACCTGGTCACCGCCAAGCCGGTCGGCGTACGCAACGGGGTCGATCACCAGTTCACCGGGGAGGTGCGGCGGGTCGATGTCGACACGCTGCGCGACGTGCTGGCGGCCGACCGCATCGTGCTGCTGTCGCCCATCGGCTACTCGCCCACCGGTGAGATTTTCAACCTGCGCGCTGAAGACGTGGCGACCGCGACGGCCGCCGCGCTGAAGGCCGACAAGCTGGTGTTGGTGCTGCCCAGCGACCCCAATCAATGGCGCATGGCCGAAGACACCGGCGATGCCGGGCAGTTGTCGCTGGCCGAGGCCGAAGCCTTGCTCACCACGTCTGACCATGTGCCTGAGGATGATCGCCACATCATCGAGGCCGCAATCCGCGCCGGCCATGCCGGGGTCAAGCGCGTGCACCTGATCGGCCAGCAGACCGATGGCGTGCTGCTGCGCGAGCTGTACACCCGCGACGGCGAAGGCCTGATGCTCTACGCCGACAGCGCCTACGAGGCGACCCGCGACGCCACCATCGAAGATGTCGGCGGCATCGTCAGCCTGATCCAGCCGCTGGAGGCCAGTGGCGTGCTGGTGCCGCGTTCACGCGAGCAACTCGAGCTGGACATCGAACACTTCAACGTCATCGTCCGTGACGGGTTGGTGATTGCCTGCTGCGCGCTGTTTCCCGATGCCGCCAGTGGTTACGGCGAGTTCGCCTGCGTGGCGGTGCATCCGGATTACCACCGCGCCGGGCGGGCCGGCGCCCTGCTCAAGCGCGTCGAGATTGAGGCGCGGCGGCTGGGGCTGCGGCACCTGTTCAGCCTCACAACGCACTCGCCGCATTGGTTCATCGAACACGGTTTCGAACCGGGAACGGTCGAGACGCTGCCGATGGCGCGCGCGGCGCTGTACAACTACCAGCGCAACTCCAAGGTGCTGATCAAGTCGCTTTAG
- a CDS encoding Hpt domain-containing protein produces MPAGERAVSLMTPLPEGYRVLWIRPEIDACLIKVRLAIERHVEGHDGTAPLSDAMAVLQQLQGVAEILPWVSLRLSFEGMAEVLSRRSGMVAGGGDHLSTNDVGLSAVLSGCVLIPDYLDLLARGQADSPLLLLPLINELRLAVNRPLVSESAIIARQLALHPWPARDGAAQARASQMPALARKASAYYQSSLLAVMREQSDARAHWGRLGKLSEQLAAATPHLPSYWLWTAMAAVVEAVLTQGLDFGMELRRQLGTVGQQLKLLGEQPAEADAQAAKLATTLMYFVARALPRGRRVMAAQAAWRLFDWVPDDRTVERRRAQLQGPNARLLAQVTREIKADLTEAKDAIDLAVRTAEPSHLETAERSLSQVADTLRGLGLRVLGGHVARQCLQLGALKLTADVAGWEALAANLLRVESSLERELFGQLGGLVPPMNPELGELPNPTLEDSRAALISVALGDIARARGALDTAFRRREPAGLADVPAVLERVALTLPIIDQLTLATALNGLAEVALHPALVLEGPETPVARLFALILTRVELTLEALRDGLDIPAVSAAADPFGEIDLLLADLRALLPAHGSRAPVAPPAPEMASKDTHAIDPELREIFGEEAGEVLMTLNGVIPAWLRQPERSEALVVIRRAFHTLKGSGRMVGADDLADYAWAVERVLNAVLDSALDIRPDVIALVTRAHAALPTLIARFRDGEAMPADVSTLIEDARLCLDGPRVTPEMRVAFVEDAGEKIDQIGAWLQQPGTHSNVPDPVIRAFHTLRGASGVVGLASLAEVAAECEHWLDGLRAISQRPDAEACAVLAEVLTEARAWVATVTRSDAEAPDAAPMMARLRQVQTRAPEAVKAVVAARELVDIFSMEALDLIDKTEALSRAWAQDPERDDLLEAMQRELHTLAGSAAVSGVPALAHVARALQRRLGDVTPGPGVFAQLPMIFEAMMQLLDAYRDGRAPAAAPDQLERIARLGVDEAPQQADLGVTADAKPPTPVAAGTEVEDEAAPPATSDATLEAVVEAAVEAEVDPDDDQTLEAIFFAEAHELLDAFDDLARSWSLHPEAPEPATETQRVLHTLKGSARMAGYADFGDVASRLEIQIKALQGQTPPPGVFSRLTDIAERLQSGLRALQHGSTHAFALWDDAALDLRSPAETPAEVEAPIADAEPVATLEAAPFTELTRLDTAGDDADQAELLAIFSEEASELIDALEAAFGRWRQNSADASPRGDLLRALHTLKGGAGMCGWSALSDRAHALETELERQERAGQTLTEPATLNAVGQAISDLAQESLKPPVSLAALAAAAPSQPMRAAAPSAWDPRLFFVPEYEADSAVSRQETARVAVERLDGMLNEVGEASIIRARLEAQMTQARSQLNEMAQSVDRLRDQLRQMDAETDAQIRARGLASSTAEQDRYASDFDPLEMDRYTRMQELSRSLNESLGDIAGLQDTLNAVVGDSETLLVQQNRVNTQLQQGLMGTLMVPFSRQIPRLQRVVRSTALELGKQANLQVIGEEAELDRNVLERMTAPLEHLLRNAVVHGIETPEQRAEANKPPVGLVTLTLQREGSELLMVLSDDGGGLDHDRIEAIAVQKGLLAAPLDPGAPQREIDLASFIFEPGFSTAATVTQAAGRGIGMDVVAAEVKQLGGTLGVVSTRHKGARFQVRLPLTLAVSHALLVRVAERPYALPLANIEGVVRVPLNELPRHLSTSTPEPVMYGGSPYQLRRLSDLLGVAAHPIAVDQNTVQAVMLRASEGPIGGGRTALLVDAVIGNREIVAKPLGPIVSAINGISSATILPDGQVVLILDAVALAQARARQQRAQPRADRVGSTPLIMVVDDSITIRRVTQRLLTRNGLRVVTAKDGLDAMAQLATVAPAAILLDIEMPRADGFEVASYVRNTERLARIPIVMITSRSGDKHRSRAEAIGVNRYLIKPYQEGELMDALKTLLPGLTA; encoded by the coding sequence ATGCCGGCTGGTGAGCGCGCCGTGTCGCTGATGACGCCGCTGCCCGAGGGCTATCGGGTGCTGTGGATACGGCCCGAGATCGATGCCTGTCTGATCAAGGTGCGGCTGGCCATTGAGCGTCACGTTGAAGGTCACGACGGCACCGCGCCGCTGAGTGATGCGATGGCCGTGCTGCAACAACTGCAGGGCGTCGCCGAGATTTTGCCGTGGGTTAGCCTGCGGCTGAGCTTCGAGGGCATGGCCGAGGTGCTCAGCCGTCGCAGCGGCATGGTGGCCGGCGGCGGCGACCATCTCAGCACCAATGATGTCGGCCTGAGCGCGGTGCTCAGCGGCTGTGTGCTGATTCCCGATTACCTTGACCTGCTGGCGCGTGGTCAGGCCGACTCGCCGCTGCTGTTGCTGCCGCTGATCAACGAGCTGCGCCTTGCGGTCAACCGGCCCCTGGTCAGCGAGTCGGCGATCATCGCCCGGCAGTTGGCACTGCACCCGTGGCCGGCGCGTGATGGCGCTGCCCAGGCGCGTGCCAGCCAGATGCCAGCGCTGGCACGCAAGGCGTCAGCGTATTACCAGTCGTCGCTGCTGGCCGTGATGCGCGAGCAATCTGACGCGCGCGCCCATTGGGGCCGTCTCGGCAAGCTCTCCGAACAATTGGCAGCCGCCACGCCGCACTTGCCGTCTTACTGGTTGTGGACTGCGATGGCCGCCGTGGTCGAGGCGGTGCTGACCCAGGGCTTGGACTTTGGCATGGAGCTGCGTCGCCAACTGGGCACCGTCGGCCAGCAACTCAAGCTGCTCGGAGAGCAGCCCGCCGAGGCCGATGCCCAGGCGGCCAAGCTCGCGACCACCCTGATGTATTTCGTGGCCCGTGCCTTGCCGCGTGGCCGTCGTGTGATGGCAGCGCAGGCCGCATGGCGGCTGTTCGACTGGGTGCCCGACGACCGCACCGTTGAGCGTCGCCGCGCGCAACTGCAGGGGCCCAACGCACGTCTTTTGGCGCAGGTGACGCGCGAAATCAAGGCCGATCTTACCGAGGCCAAAGACGCGATTGACCTCGCAGTTCGCACCGCCGAACCCAGCCACCTTGAAACCGCCGAACGGTCACTGTCACAGGTGGCCGACACGCTGCGCGGTCTGGGGCTGCGGGTGCTCGGCGGTCACGTCGCGCGTCAATGCCTGCAGTTGGGCGCGCTCAAGCTCACGGCGGATGTGGCCGGCTGGGAGGCGTTGGCGGCAAACCTGCTGCGCGTCGAGTCGAGTCTGGAGCGCGAGTTGTTTGGCCAGCTGGGTGGCCTGGTGCCGCCGATGAATCCGGAGTTGGGCGAGCTGCCCAACCCGACGCTCGAAGACAGCCGGGCTGCGTTGATCAGCGTTGCCCTTGGCGACATCGCCCGCGCGCGTGGCGCGCTGGACACCGCGTTTCGCCGGCGTGAGCCTGCCGGTCTGGCTGACGTGCCGGCGGTGCTTGAGCGGGTTGCGCTGACCCTGCCGATCATCGACCAACTGACCCTCGCCACCGCGCTGAACGGCCTCGCCGAGGTGGCCTTGCACCCGGCGCTGGTGCTCGAGGGCCCGGAGACCCCGGTGGCGCGGCTGTTCGCGCTGATCCTCACCCGTGTCGAACTGACGCTCGAAGCCCTGCGCGACGGCCTGGATATCCCGGCCGTTTCGGCTGCCGCTGACCCATTTGGCGAGATCGACCTGTTGTTGGCCGATTTACGGGCGTTGTTACCGGCGCACGGTTCACGCGCCCCGGTTGCGCCGCCGGCACCCGAGATGGCGTCAAAGGACACCCACGCCATCGATCCCGAGCTGCGCGAGATTTTCGGCGAAGAGGCCGGCGAAGTGTTGATGACCCTCAATGGCGTCATCCCGGCGTGGCTCAGGCAGCCCGAGCGTTCCGAGGCGCTGGTGGTGATCCGGCGCGCGTTCCATACCCTGAAAGGGTCGGGCCGCATGGTCGGTGCCGATGATCTCGCCGACTACGCCTGGGCCGTCGAGCGGGTGCTCAATGCCGTGCTCGACAGCGCCCTCGACATTCGCCCGGACGTCATCGCCCTCGTCACCCGCGCGCACGCGGCGCTGCCAACGCTGATCGCCCGGTTCCGCGATGGCGAGGCCATGCCCGCAGACGTGTCCACCCTGATTGAAGATGCGCGACTCTGTCTTGACGGGCCGCGTGTCACGCCGGAGATGCGCGTCGCGTTCGTCGAAGACGCCGGCGAAAAAATCGATCAGATTGGTGCATGGCTGCAGCAGCCCGGCACCCATTCGAATGTGCCCGATCCGGTGATCCGCGCGTTCCACACCCTGCGCGGCGCCTCCGGGGTTGTTGGATTGGCGTCATTGGCCGAAGTCGCCGCCGAATGCGAACACTGGCTCGACGGGTTGCGTGCGATCAGTCAGCGCCCTGACGCAGAAGCCTGCGCGGTACTGGCCGAGGTGCTCACCGAGGCGCGCGCGTGGGTCGCCACCGTGACCCGCAGCGACGCCGAGGCCCCTGACGCCGCGCCGATGATGGCGCGACTGCGGCAGGTGCAAACCCGGGCGCCGGAGGCTGTCAAGGCGGTGGTCGCGGCGCGCGAGCTGGTCGACATCTTCTCGATGGAAGCACTGGACCTCATCGACAAGACCGAGGCCCTGTCACGCGCCTGGGCACAGGATCCCGAGCGCGACGACCTGCTCGAGGCGATGCAGCGCGAACTCCACACCCTGGCCGGTTCAGCAGCGGTGTCCGGTGTGCCGGCACTCGCCCACGTGGCGCGTGCCCTGCAACGCCGGCTCGGCGACGTGACGCCCGGTCCCGGGGTCTTCGCCCAGCTGCCGATGATCTTCGAGGCGATGATGCAGTTGCTCGACGCCTATCGCGACGGGCGTGCCCCGGCTGCGGCGCCGGACCAGCTGGAGCGCATTGCCCGGCTTGGGGTCGACGAGGCGCCGCAGCAGGCCGACCTGGGTGTGACTGCTGACGCGAAGCCGCCCACGCCGGTTGCCGCAGGAACCGAAGTCGAAGACGAAGCTGCGCCGCCGGCGACGTCCGATGCGACGCTCGAAGCGGTCGTCGAGGCGGCTGTCGAGGCGGAGGTCGATCCTGACGACGACCAGACCTTGGAAGCGATTTTCTTCGCCGAGGCCCACGAGCTGCTCGACGCATTTGACGACTTGGCGCGAAGCTGGTCGCTGCACCCTGAAGCGCCTGAGCCGGCCACCGAGACCCAGCGTGTGCTGCACACCCTCAAGGGCAGTGCGCGCATGGCCGGTTACGCCGACTTTGGCGATGTCGCCTCGCGGCTTGAAATACAGATCAAAGCCCTGCAGGGCCAGACGCCGCCGCCGGGCGTGTTCAGTCGTCTCACCGACATCGCCGAGCGACTGCAGTCGGGTCTGCGCGCGTTGCAACATGGATCGACCCACGCCTTTGCACTGTGGGACGACGCTGCCCTGGACCTGCGCAGCCCTGCAGAAACACCGGCCGAGGTCGAGGCACCAATTGCCGATGCCGAGCCGGTCGCTACGCTTGAAGCGGCACCGTTTACCGAACTCACGCGCCTCGACACGGCGGGCGACGACGCTGACCAGGCTGAGTTGCTGGCGATCTTCTCCGAAGAAGCCAGCGAGTTGATCGATGCGCTCGAGGCTGCATTTGGGCGCTGGCGGCAGAACAGCGCCGACGCCAGCCCACGAGGCGATTTGCTGCGTGCCCTTCACACCCTCAAGGGCGGCGCCGGCATGTGCGGTTGGTCGGCGCTCTCGGACCGCGCGCATGCGCTCGAAACCGAGCTGGAACGCCAGGAGCGCGCAGGCCAGACACTCACCGAGCCGGCCACGCTGAACGCGGTCGGACAGGCGATCAGCGATCTGGCACAAGAGTCGCTGAAGCCGCCGGTCAGCCTCGCCGCACTGGCGGCGGCCGCACCCAGTCAACCGATGCGCGCCGCTGCGCCATCCGCGTGGGACCCGCGCCTGTTCTTCGTCCCCGAGTACGAGGCCGACAGCGCCGTGTCGCGACAGGAAACCGCACGCGTTGCGGTCGAACGACTCGACGGCATGCTCAACGAGGTCGGCGAGGCGTCGATCATCCGTGCACGACTCGAAGCGCAGATGACCCAGGCGCGCAGCCAGCTCAACGAAATGGCGCAGTCGGTTGATCGTTTGCGTGACCAGTTGCGCCAGATGGACGCCGAAACCGACGCCCAGATCCGCGCCCGTGGTCTGGCCTCCAGCACCGCCGAGCAGGACCGCTACGCCAGCGACTTTGACCCGCTCGAAATGGACCGCTACACGCGTATGCAGGAGTTGTCGCGCTCGCTCAACGAATCGCTGGGCGACATCGCAGGCTTGCAGGACACCCTCAACGCCGTGGTCGGCGACAGCGAAACCTTGCTGGTGCAGCAGAACCGCGTCAACACCCAGCTGCAGCAAGGGCTGATGGGCACCTTGATGGTGCCGTTTTCGCGGCAGATTCCGCGCCTGCAGCGCGTGGTGCGCAGCACGGCGCTCGAACTGGGCAAGCAGGCCAACCTGCAGGTCATCGGTGAAGAAGCCGAGCTTGACCGCAACGTGCTCGAGCGCATGACCGCGCCACTGGAGCACCTGTTGCGCAACGCCGTGGTGCACGGCATCGAGACCCCCGAGCAGCGTGCCGAGGCCAACAAGCCGCCGGTGGGGCTGGTGACGCTGACCCTGCAACGCGAGGGCAGCGAACTGTTGATGGTGCTCAGCGACGATGGTGGCGGGCTCGACCACGACCGCATCGAGGCCATCGCGGTGCAAAAAGGTTTGCTGGCCGCGCCGCTGGACCCCGGCGCGCCGCAGCGTGAGATCGACCTGGCGAGCTTTATTTTTGAACCGGGTTTCTCCACGGCCGCAACCGTCACCCAGGCCGCCGGGCGTGGCATCGGTATGGACGTGGTGGCCGCTGAGGTGAAGCAGTTGGGCGGTACGCTGGGCGTGGTCTCGACACGGCACAAGGGCGCGCGCTTCCAGGTTCGTCTGCCGCTGACTCTGGCGGTATCGCACGCGCTGCTGGTGCGTGTCGCCGAGCGCCCCTACGCATTGCCGCTGGCCAACATTGAAGGGGTGGTCCGCGTACCGCTCAATGAGCTGCCGCGCCACCTGTCGACCAGCACGCCCGAGCCGGTAATGTACGGCGGCAGCCCCTATCAGCTACGACGTCTTAGTGACCTGCTGGGCGTGGCGGCGCATCCTATCGCGGTTGACCAGAACACCGTGCAGGCGGTGATGCTGCGTGCCAGTGAAGGCCCGATAGGCGGCGGCCGCACGGCCTTGCTGGTTGATGCGGTGATCGGCAATCGCGAAATCGTCGCCAAGCCGCTGGGCCCCATCGTCAGCGCCATCAACGGCATCAGCAGCGCCACCATCCTGCCGGACGGGCAGGTGGTGCTGATTCTTGATGCGGTGGCGCTGGCCCAGGCCCGTGCCCGTCAGCAGCGCGCCCAGCCGCGCGCTGACCGCGTCGGCAGCACGCCGTTGATCATGGTGGTGGATGACTCGATCACCATCCGCCGCGTCACCCAGCGCCTGCTTACCCGCAATGGCCTGCGGGTGGTCACCGCCAAGGATGGACTCGACGCCATGGCGCAGCTGGCCACGGTGGCGCCGGCAGCGATTCTGCTCGACATTGAAATGCCGCGTGCCGACGGCTTCGAGGTGGCCAGCTATGTGCGAAACACCGAGCGTCTGGCGCGCATTCCCATCGTTATGATCACCTCGCGTTCGGGCGACAAGCACCGCAGTCGCGCCGAAGCCATCGGTGTCAACCGCTACCTCATCAAGCCTTATCAGGAAGGGGAGTTGATGGACGCGCTGAAAACCCTGCTGCCCGGTTTGACGGCATGA